The Capra hircus breed San Clemente unplaced genomic scaffold, ASM170441v1, whole genome shotgun sequence genome has a window encoding:
- the RTN4R gene encoding reticulon-4 receptor, translating into MKRASARGSQLLAWVLWLQAWRVAAPCPGACVCYSEPKVTTSCPQQGLQAVPADIPAASQRVFLHGNRIAYVPAAGFRACRNLTILWLHSNALAHIDAAAFSGLALLEQLDLSDNAQLRAVDPATFRGLGRLHTLHLDRCGLRELGPGLFRGLAALQYLYLQDNGLQALPDDAFSDLGNLTHLFLHGNRIPSVPERAFRGLHSLDRLLLHQNRVARVHPHAFRDLGRLMTLYLFANNLSALPAEALAPLRSLQYLRLNDNPWVCDCRARPLWAWLQQFRGSSSELPCSLPARLAGRDLKRLAAPDLEGCAVASRPAPPIWTGGPADEEPLGLPKCCQPDAMDKASVLEAGRPASAGNALKGRVPPGDIAPGNRSGPRHINDSPFGTLPGSAEPPLTAVQPESSQPPGSPTTGPRRRPGCSRKNRTRSQCRLGQAGSGGGGSGGVEGSGAPPGLACGLVPLALTLVLWTVLGRC; encoded by the coding sequence GAAGCCAGCTGCTGGCCTGGGTGCTGTGGCTGCAGGCGTGGAGGGTGGCGGCGCCCTGCCCAGGCGCCTGCGTGTGCTACAGCGAACCCAAGGTGACCACCAGCTGCCCGCAGCAGGGTCTGCAGGCTGTGCCCGCCGACATCCCGGCCGCCAGCCAGCGAGTCTTCCTGCACGGCAACCGCATTGCGTACGTGCCCGCCGCCGGCTTCCGCGCCTGCCGCAACCTCACCATCCTGTGGTTGCATTCAAACGCGCTGGCCCACATCGACGCGGCCGCCTTCTCCGGCCTGGCGCTCCTGGAGCAGCTGGACCTCAGCGACAACGCGCAGCTGCGGGCTGTGGACCCCGCCACGTTCCGGGGCCTGGGCCGGCTACACACGCTGCACCTGGACCGCTGCGGCCTGCGGGAGCTGGGCCCCGGCCTGTTCCGCGGCCTGGCCGCCCTGCAGTACCTCTACCTGCAGGACAACGGGCTGCAGGCACTTCCCGACGACGCCTTCAGCGACCTGGGCAACCTCACGCACCTCTTCCTGCACGGCAACCGCATCCCCAGCGTGCCCGAGCGCGCCTTCCGCggcctgcacagcctcgaccgcCTTCTGCTGCACCAGAACCGCGTGGCGCGCGTGCACCCGCACGCCTTCCGGGACCTCGGCCGTCTCATGACGCTTTACCTGTTCGCCAACAACCTCTCCGCGTTGCCCGCGGAGGCCCTGGCGCCCCTGAGGTCCCTGCAGTACCTGCGGCTCAACGACAACCCCTGGGTGTGCGATTGCCGGGCGCGCCCGCTCTGGGCCTGGCTGCAGCAGTTCCGCGGCTCCTCGTCAGAGCTGCCCTGCAGCCTGCCCGCGCGCCTGGCCGGCCGTGACCTCAAGCGCTTGGCCGCCCCGGATCTGGAGGGTTGCGCCGTGGCCTCGCGGCCGGCCCCTCCCATCTGGACCGGCGGGCCTGCCGACGAGGAGCCTCTGGGGCTGCCCAAGTGCTGCCAGCCGGACGCCATGGACAAGGCCTCGGTGCTGGAGGCTGGGAGGCCCGCCTCGGCCGGCAACGCTCTCAAGGGACGAGTCCCACCCGGCGACATCGCACCGGGCAACCGCTCTGGCCCCCGGCACATCAACGACTCGCCCTTCGGGACCCTGCCGGGCTCGGCGGAGCCCCCCCTGACCGCGGTGCAGCCTGAGAGTTCTCAGCCCCCGGGCTCCCCCACCACGGGCCCACGAAGGCGGCCGGGCTGTTCCCGCAAGAACCGCACGCGCAGCCAGTGCCGTCTGGGCCAGGCGGGCAGTGGGGGCGGCGGGAGCGGCGGGGTGGAGGGCTCAGGCGCCCCACCCGGCCTCGCCTGCGGCCTCGTCCCCCTGGCTCTGACGCTGGTGCTGTGGACGGTGCTCGGGCGCTGTTGA